The DNA sequence attcAGCGTTCCCTCTTCCACCCACACGGAACAGGAAAAGCGAGTGGGAGACCATCAGCAGACAGCCCTTGCCCCTGAAGAGTTGCAGGGAAGGCTGGCTGCTTGTCAGAGCCACTGACACAAGCGGAACTGCAGAGGCCTGCCCTCTGACTGTAAACTGTTTCTTGTTGAGACCAGCCCGCATGGATCTAGGTGGAAACTTCTGTCATTCATTCTGTTGGGTTGCACCTCTCTAAACCAAGGGTGGGGACCCTTTTTCAATTTGACGGCCGCATCTGAGCAGTGGGCAGGGCCGGAGGCAACATCGAGTGCAGCTGCTGATGCATATTTTATCTTTCGGCAGCAGGCTAGTCTATACACGCCCTCTCTATCCTCCTTCCAGGCGTGCAAGAGCATTAGCAGAGCtcaagggacacattccagctgctTTATGAAAAGTAGGGCCAGTGAGGGGGTGTGGGCTGAGCTTTTCTATGGGGCTGAGCTTCCCTGCTGAGCTTTTCTATGGCTCCTTGTAACCACAGGGTTCTGTTTTGGAAATCAGGTTTCTGAACACCATGGGCACGATCTTCGCCTTTGTTTCCAAAGACGCGGTAGCCAAAATCCAAATCATGGAGGACTTCCGGAGCGGCCCCCATAAGGAGAGCTACAGAACCCTTCAATCCATGGTGAGCTACGAGATAGCCAGCAACCTGGTAGACTTCAAGAAGCACACTGAATGCCCCATATCGGGCTGCCGGACGATCCTGCGCCTCCACCGGGCCCTCCAATGGCTGCAGCTCTTCCTGGAGGGCCTGCGGACCAGTGGCGCAGACTGCAGGACGGCGGTGGTGTGCACAGATTCGTACAATGCCTCTCTGGCCAATTACCACCCTTGGATTATCCGCAAGGCGACCACCATTGCCTTCCGCACTCTGCCCAATCGGGAAGCTTTCTTTGGGAACATGAAGGTGGGCTCCAACGAGGAGGCAGTGGAGATGCTGGGAGAAGCTTTGCCCCACATCAAGAAGATCTACGATATCACACAGGAACTGTACAGCCGGCACAAACTCCTGGACCTGCCATAGCAGAGCGGATCCCCACAATCAAGTGTTTCTCTGAATGCCACAGAGGAAAAAGCAAGCATCGATCGTACATCTCATGCCTATCCATTTCCAGGGCAGCTTGTTGGCACCAAGATCTAGCTCTCTGCTTCTCAGCTCTCTCCTATAAATCAGGTTTCTTACTGCTGGAATCATTTGAGCCTTCAAACCATCCCTATTCTGGGTTCAATCAGCCAGATATCCAGAGAAACAGAACTGGTCCCAGTTCCTCTTTGACTGTGGTGGGGAGCCTACAGCTTTTC is a window from the Lacerta agilis isolate rLacAgi1 chromosome 8, rLacAgi1.pri, whole genome shotgun sequence genome containing:
- the CPTP gene encoding ceramide-1-phosphate transfer protein isoform X1, with product MAGDWSRRGGRRRQVSRRRAFIGCAEVGKKEAVAKSITMAYGDDGHNLREVLATFKSCLDEKSEILMDPYLAGWKGLVGFLNTMGTIFAFVSKDAVAKIQIMEDFRSGPHKESYRTLQSMVSYEIASNLVDFKKHTECPISGCRTILRLHRALQWLQLFLEGLRTSGADCRTAVVCTDSYNASLANYHPWIIRKATTIAFRTLPNREAFFGNMKVGSNEEAVEMLGEALPHIKKIYDITQELYSRHKLLDLP
- the CPTP gene encoding ceramide-1-phosphate transfer protein isoform X2; protein product: MGQRHGKRRPMGQKKEEPSAPAAPSPSITMAYGDDGHNLREVLATFKSCLDEKSEILMDPYLAGWKGLVGFLNTMGTIFAFVSKDAVAKIQIMEDFRSGPHKESYRTLQSMVSYEIASNLVDFKKHTECPISGCRTILRLHRALQWLQLFLEGLRTSGADCRTAVVCTDSYNASLANYHPWIIRKATTIAFRTLPNREAFFGNMKVGSNEEAVEMLGEALPHIKKIYDITQELYSRHKLLDLP